One window of the Shimwellia blattae DSM 4481 = NBRC 105725 genome contains the following:
- the nrfD gene encoding cytochrome c nitrite reductase subunit NrfD translates to MLQHAFHFDSLVWDWPIAIYLFLIGISSGLVTLSVLLRRLHPREGGPDSTLLRATLILGPGTVLLGLLILILHLTRPLVFWKLMFHYSMTSVMSMGVLLFQLYMAVLILWLATIFSPQLLRLQQRWLPGLHILPRAFARLAQVHRPLESAMLVLALLLGAYTGFLLSALKAYPLLNTPVLPVLFLFSGVSSAIAVALLAITLRRCGRAQHTEAQFLHHIEVPVVWLEMFLLAALFSGMALGDEGKRRALAAAMGGGFWTWWFWLGVVGVGLLLPALLKRRKQHRGRVLVICGATLGGVLMLRFFILYAGQLTLA, encoded by the coding sequence ATGTTGCAGCATGCGTTTCATTTTGACTCCCTGGTGTGGGACTGGCCCATTGCGATTTATCTGTTCCTGATCGGTATCTCCTCCGGGCTGGTGACGCTGTCAGTCTTGCTGCGGCGTCTGCACCCCCGGGAGGGCGGGCCAGACAGCACATTACTGCGCGCCACCCTGATCCTCGGGCCCGGGACGGTGCTCCTGGGGTTACTGATCCTGATCCTGCACCTGACACGCCCCCTGGTCTTCTGGAAACTGATGTTCCACTACAGCATGACCTCGGTGATGTCGATGGGGGTGTTGCTGTTTCAGCTGTATATGGCGGTATTAATCCTCTGGCTGGCGACGATTTTTTCCCCGCAGCTACTGCGCCTGCAGCAGCGCTGGCTGCCCGGATTACACATACTGCCCCGGGCGTTTGCCCGGCTTGCGCAGGTTCACCGCCCGCTGGAAAGCGCCATGCTGGTGCTGGCGTTACTGCTTGGTGCTTACACAGGGTTTTTGCTCTCGGCCCTGAAGGCGTATCCGTTGCTCAATACGCCGGTATTGCCGGTACTGTTTTTATTTTCCGGTGTCTCTTCCGCCATTGCCGTGGCACTGCTGGCCATCACCTTACGCCGGTGTGGTCGGGCACAGCATACGGAGGCGCAATTTCTCCACCATATTGAGGTTCCGGTGGTCTGGCTGGAGATGTTCTTACTGGCCGCGCTGTTTAGCGGTATGGCGCTGGGGGATGAGGGCAAAAGGCGCGCCCTGGCGGCGGCCATGGGGGGCGGTTTCTGGACATGGTGGTTCTGGCTGGGCGTTGTGGGGGTCGGGCTGCTGCTTCCGGCCCTGCTTAAGCGCCGCAAGCAGCACCGTGGCCGGGTACTGGTTATCTGTGGCGCCACGCTGGGCGGGGTGCTGATGCTGCGTTTTTTTATTCTGTATGCCGGGCAACTGACCCTGGCATAG
- a CDS encoding 4Fe-4S dicluster domain-containing protein produces the protein MSYTRRQFITRAGALAVAGGAGARVLANTLTLHGVRYGMVHDESRCIGCNACVEACRGANQVPEGVSRLTIIRSEPQGTFPDVRYRFFRHSCQHCERAPCVEVCPTGASFCDKASGIVDVDPALCVGCQYCIAACPYRVRFIHPQSKTADKCDFCRKTRLREGRLPACVEACPTRALVFGNLDDPASDIARLLQQSATYRYKLALGTRPKIWRIPYRHGEVTS, from the coding sequence ATGAGTTACACCCGACGCCAGTTTATTACCCGGGCCGGTGCCCTGGCGGTAGCCGGCGGCGCAGGCGCCCGGGTGCTGGCGAACACCCTGACGCTTCACGGCGTGCGCTACGGCATGGTCCATGACGAGTCACGCTGTATTGGCTGCAATGCCTGTGTAGAGGCCTGCCGGGGGGCAAACCAGGTGCCAGAGGGCGTCTCGCGGCTGACGATTATTCGCAGCGAACCACAGGGGACATTCCCGGACGTGCGCTACCGTTTCTTTCGCCACTCCTGCCAGCACTGTGAGCGCGCACCCTGTGTGGAGGTCTGCCCGACAGGGGCCTCGTTCTGTGACAAGGCCAGCGGCATCGTGGATGTTGACCCGGCGCTCTGTGTTGGCTGCCAGTATTGTATCGCCGCCTGCCCTTACCGGGTGCGCTTTATTCACCCGCAGAGTAAAACCGCGGACAAATGCGATTTTTGCCGCAAAACCCGGTTACGGGAGGGGCGTCTGCCCGCCTGTGTGGAGGCCTGTCCGACCCGGGCTCTGGTGTTTGGTAACCTGGATGATCCGGCAAGTGATATCGCCCGCCTGCTGCAGCAGAGCGCCACCTACCGCTATAAGCTGGCGCTCGGTACCCGGCCCAAAATATGGCGTATTCCCTACCGACATGGGGAGGTCACATCATAA
- the nrfB gene encoding cytochrome c nitrite reductase pentaheme subunit produces MGVLRSLCIVGLFWCSVGVSPASEPAIPRYEVTPQRNPDAACQGCHKPELQGMHGLHAQAINPGNKRQVTCTHCHGNASLQHREGARDVMRFNQPLYRVEQQNSVCLTCHQPDALQQIFWPHGVHITRVTCAGCHTLHSRQEPMRALDDKGRIRICVDCHREQQSSPHFNPASVPVLKERP; encoded by the coding sequence ATGGGCGTATTACGTTCGCTATGCATAGTGGGCCTGTTCTGGTGCAGTGTCGGTGTCAGCCCGGCCTCTGAACCGGCCATACCCCGCTATGAGGTTACCCCTCAGCGCAATCCGGATGCCGCCTGCCAGGGGTGCCATAAACCAGAGCTACAGGGGATGCACGGCCTGCATGCGCAGGCCATTAACCCTGGCAATAAACGCCAGGTCACCTGTACTCACTGCCATGGTAACGCATCGCTACAGCACCGGGAGGGGGCCCGGGATGTGATGCGTTTTAATCAGCCCCTGTACAGGGTGGAACAGCAAAATAGTGTCTGTTTAACCTGCCATCAGCCAGACGCGTTGCAACAGATCTTCTGGCCCCATGGTGTGCATATAACCCGGGTAACGTGCGCCGGGTGTCATACCCTGCATTCCCGCCAGGAGCCCATGCGCGCGCTGGATGACAAAGGGCGCATCCGGATTTGCGTGGATTGTCACCGGGAACAGCAGAGCAGCCCCCATTTTAACCCGGCCTCTGTTCCGGTCCTCAAGGAGCGCCCATGA
- the nrfA gene encoding ammonia-forming nitrite reductase cytochrome c552 subunit translates to MSAVCTHLPPALAEAKSDVFASRHPDQFHSWQATGEQSAREDALAEDPRLVILWAGYPFARDYNKPRGHAYALTDVRETLRTGAPKNAEDGPLPMACWSCKSPDVARLIQQGGEESYFHGKWARGGPEIVNTIGCADCHNTTSAEFAAGEPALSLSRPYAARAMEAIGKPFASASRFDQQSMVCGQCHVEYYFEGDNKVVKFPWNDGTTAQDMEKYYDALAFADWTHPLSKTPLLKAQHPEYETWRVGIHGKNNVTCVDCHMPKVQNAAGKFYTDHKVGNPFDNFAHTCVNCHTQDKTSLQKIVQSRKQAIHELKIKVEDQLIHAHFEAQAAWQAGATEAEMAPALLDIRHAQWRWDLAIASHGIHMHAPEEGLRMLGSALDKSADARTKLIRLLATRGISHEIPLPDLSTKANAQQAIGLDMQRINAEKQEFLQSVVPHWDAQARKNGLLSQ, encoded by the coding sequence ATGAGTGCTGTCTGCACACATCTGCCCCCCGCGCTGGCTGAGGCAAAAAGTGATGTTTTCGCCTCCCGCCATCCGGATCAATTCCACTCCTGGCAGGCCACCGGGGAGCAATCTGCGCGCGAAGATGCGCTGGCAGAAGATCCGCGCCTGGTCATCCTGTGGGCCGGATATCCCTTCGCGCGGGATTACAATAAACCGCGTGGTCACGCCTATGCGCTAACCGACGTGCGGGAAACCCTGCGCACCGGGGCACCCAAAAATGCCGAAGACGGCCCGTTGCCGATGGCCTGCTGGAGCTGTAAAAGCCCGGATGTGGCGCGCCTCATCCAGCAGGGGGGTGAAGAGAGCTATTTTCACGGTAAGTGGGCCCGTGGCGGCCCGGAAATTGTGAATACCATCGGTTGTGCGGATTGCCATAACACCACATCAGCGGAGTTTGCCGCCGGGGAGCCGGCGCTCTCCCTGTCCCGGCCCTATGCGGCACGGGCAATGGAGGCCATTGGTAAACCTTTTGCCAGCGCCAGCCGGTTTGATCAGCAGTCAATGGTGTGCGGCCAGTGTCATGTGGAGTATTACTTCGAAGGGGACAATAAAGTGGTTAAGTTTCCGTGGAATGACGGGACCACCGCACAAGATATGGAGAAATACTACGATGCGCTGGCCTTTGCCGACTGGACTCACCCGTTGTCTAAAACGCCGCTACTTAAGGCTCAGCATCCGGAATATGAAACCTGGCGCGTGGGGATCCACGGCAAAAACAACGTCACCTGTGTTGACTGCCATATGCCGAAGGTACAAAACGCCGCAGGGAAATTTTATACCGACCATAAAGTCGGCAACCCGTTTGATAATTTTGCCCATACCTGCGTTAACTGCCATACCCAGGATAAAACCTCCCTGCAGAAAATTGTCCAGTCGCGCAAACAGGCTATCCATGAGCTGAAAATTAAAGTTGAGGATCAGTTGATCCATGCGCACTTTGAAGCGCAGGCCGCCTGGCAGGCTGGGGCCACTGAGGCCGAAATGGCTCCGGCGCTGCTGGATATTCGCCATGCCCAGTGGCGCTGGGATCTGGCGATTGCCTCCCACGGGATCCATATGCACGCCCCGGAAGAAGGGCTGCGGATGCTGGGCAGTGCGCTGGATAAATCTGCGGACGCGCGCACAAAATTGATCCGCCTGCTGGCAACCCGGGGGATCAGCCACGAAATCCCGCTGCCGGATCTCTCCACCAAAGCGAACGCCCAGCAAGCCATTGGGCTGGATATGCAGCGTATTAACGCTGAAAAGCAGGAATTTCTGCAATCGGTGGTGCCGCACTGGGATGCTCAGGCACGTAAAAATGGTCTGTTAAGCCAGTAA
- a CDS encoding aspartyl/asparaginyl beta-hydroxylase domain-containing protein, which yields MPATSSPRRPLLRRLLIKTGKRFLRWNGRFQSRHSLVSTTPQIGNHEFDWVAALESSWPAIREELDHLLEHPEDIPAFHQISPDQKRISQGDNWKTFGLYVYGQRVAENCALCPRTAAAVSAIPGMRTAMFSILQPHYHIVPHKGPTRAVVRAHLGLIVPQPKEKLWIRVDDQILHWEEGKVIIFDDSYEHEVRNDTDKLRAVLFLDIDRPVDRVGKLVNNLLFTLIKASPYVRQPLKNLASWNKQQGKGH from the coding sequence ATGCCTGCAACTTCATCGCCCCGGCGCCCTTTATTGCGCCGCCTGTTAATTAAAACCGGAAAGCGTTTTCTGCGCTGGAATGGCCGCTTTCAGTCGCGCCACTCGCTGGTTTCCACCACACCCCAGATTGGCAACCACGAATTCGACTGGGTCGCCGCTCTGGAGTCCAGCTGGCCTGCCATCCGCGAGGAGCTGGACCACCTGCTGGAGCACCCGGAAGATATTCCCGCCTTTCACCAGATCTCGCCCGACCAGAAACGCATTTCACAGGGGGATAACTGGAAAACATTTGGCCTGTATGTGTATGGCCAGCGGGTAGCGGAGAACTGCGCCCTGTGCCCGCGCACGGCGGCGGCGGTCAGCGCTATTCCCGGCATGCGCACCGCCATGTTTTCCATTCTTCAGCCCCATTACCATATTGTTCCCCATAAAGGGCCCACCCGGGCTGTTGTGCGTGCCCACCTCGGGCTGATTGTCCCGCAACCGAAAGAGAAGCTGTGGATCCGCGTGGATGACCAGATCCTGCACTGGGAAGAGGGCAAAGTGATCATCTTTGACGACTCCTACGAGCACGAAGTACGCAACGACACGGATAAACTGCGCGCGGTGTTATTCCTCGATATTGACCGGCCAGTGGACCGGGTGGGGAAACTGGTCAACAACCTGCTATTTACCCTGATTAAAGCGAGCCCTTATGTCAGACAACCGCTGAAAAACCTCGCCAGCTGGAATAAGCAGCAGGGCAAGGGCCATTAA
- a CDS encoding helix-turn-helix domain-containing protein codes for MTKKVNIMTGTGSDVERVNQAVAERIKTFRKNQKLSLDELSRRAGISKGMLVDIERCLANPSIAMLCKISAAMSVSVADIVDVAEQPSVHLIAPRDIPQLWEGESGGSARLLAGTSGPDMVELWRWEMHPGERYTSPAHPEGTCELLHVEQGTLILGREGQRHEVGCGSSAIMRADAPHYYANESGEKVVFTMAVSERHSR; via the coding sequence ATGACTAAAAAAGTCAATATAATGACCGGCACCGGTTCCGACGTCGAACGGGTGAATCAGGCGGTTGCCGAACGGATCAAAACCTTCCGTAAAAACCAGAAACTGTCGCTGGATGAGTTGTCACGCCGGGCGGGGATCAGCAAAGGGATGCTGGTCGATATCGAGCGCTGCCTGGCGAACCCCAGTATCGCCATGCTGTGCAAAATCTCGGCGGCGATGTCTGTCTCCGTGGCGGATATTGTCGATGTTGCCGAACAGCCCAGCGTGCACCTGATAGCCCCCCGGGATATTCCTCAACTCTGGGAGGGGGAATCCGGGGGCAGCGCCCGCCTGCTGGCGGGCACCAGTGGCCCGGACATGGTAGAGCTGTGGCGCTGGGAAATGCACCCCGGGGAGCGCTACACGTCACCGGCCCATCCTGAGGGCACCTGTGAATTACTGCACGTAGAGCAGGGCACGCTGATCCTCGGGCGGGAGGGGCAGCGCCATGAAGTCGGCTGCGGCAGCTCTGCCATTATGCGTGCCGATGCCCCCCACTATTACGCGAATGAATCCGGCGAGAAAGTGGTCTTTACCATGGCGGTCAGCGAGCGTCACAGCCGCTGA
- a CDS encoding B3/4 domain-containing protein, which yields MLSFSPSIDDAVTRIAPDFRALSILVENARVTEPGIGPAQLQAACQEVQHSLPAWAQAHIDAWHEVYKAFGAKPKRTPCSADALLKRVLRDGAISPIDPVVDLYNAISIRYALPVGGENLSAYCGQPRLTVARGDEPFDVIKAGLPVTEYPQAGEVIWRDDTGVTCRRWNWRQGVRTRLSAENEKMWFILESLSPMPPEALYNAGEALTNGLAAMMPQASITMLPCGNFAE from the coding sequence ATGCTTTCCTTTTCCCCGTCAATTGACGATGCGGTAACCCGGATCGCGCCGGATTTTCGTGCCCTGAGTATTCTGGTTGAGAATGCCCGGGTGACTGAGCCCGGCATTGGCCCGGCGCAGTTACAGGCCGCCTGCCAGGAGGTACAGCATTCACTGCCCGCCTGGGCCCAGGCGCATATCGATGCCTGGCATGAAGTGTATAAAGCCTTTGGCGCCAAACCCAAACGCACCCCCTGCTCGGCAGATGCGCTGCTCAAAAGGGTGCTGCGCGATGGCGCCATCAGCCCGATTGACCCGGTTGTTGATCTGTATAACGCCATCAGCATTCGCTATGCGCTGCCGGTAGGGGGTGAGAATCTCAGCGCTTATTGCGGCCAGCCGCGGCTGACCGTGGCCCGGGGCGACGAACCTTTTGATGTTATCAAAGCGGGGCTGCCGGTGACGGAATACCCGCAGGCGGGGGAAGTTATCTGGCGCGATGATACCGGTGTGACCTGCCGGCGCTGGAACTGGCGCCAGGGGGTACGCACCCGGCTGAGCGCAGAGAATGAAAAAATGTGGTTTATCCTCGAAAGCCTCTCCCCCATGCCGCCGGAGGCCCTGTATAACGCCGGAGAAGCCCTCACCAACGGGCTGGCCGCCATGATGCCGCAGGCCAGTATCACCATGCTGCCCTGCGGTAACTTCGCTGAATAA
- a CDS encoding antibiotic biosynthesis monooxygenase family protein yields MYLSSFIFDKKAYDAEFYALDGEIDKRARALPGFIGMESFTDAGTGRLLNNYYWRDRASMDALIADAMHLKAKAGSERWISGYQTVIARIEGAHNVNLPHPLADLPLRYTPENPGE; encoded by the coding sequence ATGTATCTGAGCAGTTTTATCTTCGACAAAAAAGCGTACGACGCAGAATTTTACGCCCTGGATGGGGAGATAGATAAACGGGCCCGCGCGCTGCCGGGGTTTATCGGCATGGAGAGCTTTACCGATGCCGGAACCGGCCGCCTGCTGAATAATTACTACTGGCGGGATCGCGCCAGTATGGATGCCCTGATAGCCGACGCCATGCACCTTAAAGCCAAGGCCGGTAGCGAGCGCTGGATCAGCGGCTACCAGACCGTGATTGCCCGGATTGAAGGGGCCCACAACGTTAACCTGCCCCACCCGCTGGCGGATCTTCCCCTGCGCTATACCCCGGAAAACCCCGGCGAATAA
- a CDS encoding PLP-dependent aminotransferase family protein gives MNLRRTGTASLVKLLGQWHQPLPRTPVYRQLADGLRLLILDGRLPLGCRLPGERELATALGVSRTTVAAALGLLREAGYLHSRHGAGSVTMLPHASTPGTVERQSEPLLDLSTAALPAGPEIHRAYVQALAALPEHLASTGYDQSGLITLREKIAARYCARGLPTTADHIMLVNGAVSGLGLILRLLTGPGDRVVVDHPTYPMALAAITGASCRPVAVSLPQQGWDTDGLRAAIAQTAPRLAYLLADFHNPTGRCMDADTRREVAAIAAHTRTTIVVDETMVDLWYGSPPPPPLAAWDDADLVITLGSAGKSFWGGLRLGWIRASSQTISALRQVRGTMDLGTPLLEQLAAVSLFQEAEHFLPGRRAMLRQRRDAGAALVGELFPQWRLLPAEGGLSWWVELPGPLASAFAASAELAGIRIGAGTRFGIDGAFERYLRLPFTLEPPFMRSALERLQPHWQYITRSGALSRGYSPGFSGV, from the coding sequence ATGAACCTGCGTCGCACCGGCACTGCCTCATTAGTAAAACTGCTGGGCCAGTGGCACCAGCCGCTGCCCCGTACCCCGGTCTATCGCCAGCTGGCAGACGGGCTGCGCCTGCTGATCCTTGACGGTCGGCTCCCCCTGGGGTGTCGCCTGCCCGGTGAGCGTGAGCTGGCCACGGCCCTGGGCGTTAGCCGCACCACGGTTGCGGCGGCACTGGGGCTGCTGCGGGAAGCGGGCTACCTGCACAGCCGCCACGGTGCCGGCTCCGTTACCATGCTGCCGCACGCCAGCACCCCCGGTACCGTGGAGCGGCAGAGTGAGCCGTTGCTGGATCTGTCCACGGCTGCGCTGCCCGCCGGGCCGGAAATTCACCGGGCCTATGTTCAGGCGCTGGCCGCGCTGCCGGAACACCTGGCATCCACCGGTTATGATCAGAGCGGGTTAATCACGCTGCGCGAGAAGATCGCGGCGCGCTACTGCGCCCGGGGGCTGCCAACCACGGCGGATCACATCATGCTGGTTAATGGTGCCGTGAGCGGGCTGGGGCTGATTCTGCGGCTGCTTACCGGCCCGGGGGACCGGGTGGTGGTTGACCACCCCACATACCCGATGGCGCTGGCGGCCATTACCGGGGCCTCCTGCCGCCCGGTGGCAGTGAGCCTGCCGCAACAGGGCTGGGATACGGACGGGCTGCGGGCCGCCATCGCCCAGACGGCACCGCGCCTGGCCTACCTGCTGGCGGATTTTCATAACCCCACCGGGCGCTGTATGGACGCAGACACCCGCCGTGAAGTGGCAGCGATTGCCGCCCACACCCGCACCACCATCGTGGTGGATGAAACCATGGTTGACCTCTGGTACGGTAGCCCGCCGCCGCCACCGCTGGCGGCCTGGGATGATGCCGACCTGGTCATCACTCTTGGCTCGGCGGGGAAGAGTTTCTGGGGCGGGCTGCGCCTGGGGTGGATCCGCGCCTCCAGCCAGACCATCAGCGCCCTGCGGCAGGTGCGCGGCACCATGGATTTAGGCACCCCGCTGCTGGAACAGCTGGCGGCGGTGAGCCTGTTTCAGGAGGCGGAACACTTTCTGCCCGGGCGGCGCGCCATGCTGCGCCAGCGGCGGGATGCGGGGGCGGCACTGGTTGGCGAACTGTTTCCCCAGTGGCGGCTGCTCCCGGCTGAAGGGGGGCTTTCCTGGTGGGTGGAGCTGCCCGGGCCGCTGGCGAGTGCATTTGCCGCCAGCGCCGAACTGGCCGGGATCCGGATAGGCGCCGGAACCCGCTTCGGTATTGACGGGGCCTTTGAGCGCTACCTGCGGCTGCCTTTTACGCTGGAGCCACCCTTCATGCGCAGCGCGCTGGAGCGGCTACAGCCCCACTGGCAGTACATTACCCGCAGCGGGGCCCTGAGCCGGGGTTATTCGCCGGGGTTTTCCGGGGTATAG
- a CDS encoding YczE/YyaS/YitT family protein, whose protein sequence is MVQRLLQLYCGLVLYGVSTALFVHAGLGADPWDVFHLGVARIFTLSFGSVMIIVGVLVLLLWIPLRQRPGLGTVSNVLVLGLVADATLAMLPPLVSLPARGLVLIAAVVLNALATGMYIGAGFGPGPRDGLMTGLHARTGWPLRRIRTLIELSVLLSGWMMGGAVGVGTLVYALAIGPLIQLCLPWFQQRPQALRARAEDPVNKLPVE, encoded by the coding sequence ATGGTTCAGCGGCTATTACAGCTTTATTGCGGGCTGGTGCTTTATGGCGTCTCTACGGCGCTGTTTGTTCATGCGGGTCTCGGGGCGGATCCCTGGGATGTGTTCCACCTCGGGGTGGCACGTATTTTCACCCTCAGTTTTGGCAGTGTGATGATCATCGTCGGGGTGCTGGTCTTGCTGCTGTGGATCCCGCTGCGCCAGCGCCCGGGGCTGGGCACGGTGAGCAATGTGCTGGTGCTGGGCCTGGTGGCGGATGCCACGCTGGCGATGCTGCCGCCGCTGGTTTCGCTCCCGGCCCGTGGCCTGGTGCTGATAGCCGCCGTGGTGCTGAACGCGCTCGCCACCGGGATGTATATCGGGGCCGGGTTTGGCCCGGGCCCCCGGGATGGCCTGATGACCGGGCTGCACGCCCGCACCGGCTGGCCGCTGCGCCGGATCCGCACCCTGATCGAGCTGAGTGTGCTGCTCAGCGGCTGGATGATGGGCGGAGCCGTGGGCGTGGGGACGCTGGTTTATGCGCTGGCTATTGGCCCGCTGATCCAGCTCTGCCTGCCGTGGTTTCAGCAACGCCCGCAGGCCCTAAGGGCCCGTGCTGAGGATCCGGTCAATAAACTCCCGGTAGAGTGA